TGCTTTCGCTGGGAAGAAGAGATCGTAGAGTAGGCAGGCTGCACAACCATGCCTCTAGAAAGTGCCTCGGTGTTACCACATGCGGGCTGTTGGGATCCGTAAGGAGGATAGAACAGGGCGACATGAGGTGCACTTTGGGCCTGCGGAGAAGATGTCTGCAGTTGAACCATCTGAGCTGGAACTTGCTGCATGTTGTGGTACTGCTGCTGTTGTGCCACCTGGGGCTGTGGCTGTTGTTGCCTTGCCTGCGAGTGAACATCCTGGACTGTTTGATGTTGCCAATGGTGCTGAGCTTGGATGTAGAACTCTGGTGCCTGACTAGTCATAGGAGGTACCTCAACTACAGTCTGTGGCTGGGGGTTCTGGGCCTGCGGTTGCATAGACTGCGGTGCAGGTTGAAATGTTTGGGCGTGCCTGCGCTCAGGTTGGCATTGATTTTGCGCGCGGTAAACAGTAGACTGGTTCaagtgttgctggtcttgttggGTGCTCAAAGAGACAGGCACAAGTTGCTGTAGAATAAGCCCGTTGCAACTTTGGAATTGCATAGCAGGAGACTGATTTACTTGGTGCAGCGGGACAAGGGCAAGCTCATGCTTTGCACCTGGGAAACTGCCATCATTTTCCCTGGCCATGAAAACTGATGGGGCAGTACCTTCACTCTTTTGTGCAGGATCTTCATATACAATCTGAAGTTTAGCTAGCTCGTTCTGAGTTTCAGCAAGCTCTTGCTTATCCTGAAGAACTTGTACACATTTCTGAACCTGCGCCAAAGTAGGTTCCATCATGAGTTATGCACTGAAGAACATTACAAGAGCTAACGGTCACATTTACTGAAAGGAAAACTGGATTTAATGTAAGCTATTTAGTTTGATTGACTAGCACTACTAAAATATTTACATCATCAAGCTTTGCTTAAGATGCCCTGTGGTGCCTAACATGACCATAAAAAGAGGCAGTTAGCACAGCCCTAAAACATGGATTAAGGAATCACGTGAAGCCAGTTAAATAGCCATTGCCTGTTGTGAACCTTATCACAACTTAACTTCTTGCAGTACTATCAGATATAATGGTACGTAGATTAACCATTGTCCAATCGCGCTAAGAGAACTAAAAACACTATATAAGTGTGATATCTTAAGAGTGGCTAATCAGTGTGTGACTAAGTAGATGATGTGGCACTCGCAGTTACAACTAGAGGGAATACCCATGTTCAGATTTTAGTCCCAAATAAATAATCATTTGCCTTTTATATGGACAAGCTGTAGCCCAAGCATTAGTCCAGTTCTACTAGATGCAGATGCAGGAAACAAAATCTAACTAGAGGAAACTCGAAACTAAACCATAAAACTTTCACAGCTCAAGCCTCAAGGCAAACATAATCCACTGTTTAATGCATTTACTAGGTAAGACCAGAAATTTTCATACTACTCCTAGAAAGCAACATATTATAATTTGGCATTCAGAGTTCAATAACCGTGTGTCCTTGTGTCGGTGTAAAACAAGACATACCTCTTTGACGTTCTTGTCAAGGCTATGGAAGTTCAGATTTGCTTCGCTGTGGTAATCCATTACATCGCTTCGCAGTTCTCCAATGGACCTTTCAAGCTTGTAGCAGTACAACTCCAGCTGTGACAGCCTTCCACTGATGACATCCAGCGAATTCACCAGATTCTCTGCTTGTTTGTTCATGCAGCTCTCAATAGCTTCCGTTATAATTTCTTTGGAATGGTTATCTTGTTCGCGCATGCTAACCAATGACCTCAGCAGTCTGTTGTCCTGGAAATCCTGCATAATTGAAGAACGGAAAAAAAAACTAGTAAGGACTAACGACCACAAAAAATTAGCATGAAGGCATAGGTAGGGCGAAAACAGAGGTCGACAAATCTATGGCTAGTATAAGCACCATTCAAGCTACTCTCCTAGTTGCACAGCTGACAAATAGCTGAATCCTGAGCTACTATCCAATTATCACTAAAATATTTGATGATAAGGTAACAGCTGACAACAACAGGTGAAATTTCCCAGTAATAGATGGTAACCCTCACAGGCAGAGCCAACAAATTATTTTAGCGATGCCCGTTGGATCTAGATAGCAACGCAACTAGGTTATGATGTACTACTATTGTATAACAGTAATGAGGCCAGAGGCATACTAGAATAGTTTGACTAGAGCCGCGGGAGGAAGCAGCAGCAGCTAGAACAGGTCTGTCTCCCAGCTTTTGCCGCAAGCGGTTGACAGACACCAGGAGCCATGGCACCGTGATGAATGATGCAGAAATATGCGCGAATAACGCTGGCCGACGGAAAAGAAGCGCGGATATCTCGGCGTCAAGCCAAATCCTTGGCCCAGATCGGTCAGCGGGGCGGTGCAATCTAGTAGTACTGTAGCATATTTGAAGGTCCTGTGCACCTAGAAATGGCAAGCAGGGTCGCAAATCCAGCGCAAGGCGCAGACGGCATGCACATGTCGGCCGTCGTCCCGTCGAATCAGGACGAGGCAGGCCACGAACCAGCCCACCGCGGACGCAGGCGCAGTCCCGGGACCTACTGCTCCTAAGCTAAGAAAACAGTAGTAGAAAACACGAGGCGCGGATCTGGCGCAGATGGATGGAGGGAGAAGGGGCTGACCTCGCGGCGGAGCGTGTGGTCGAAGGAGCAGCGGGCGAGGTCGGGGGCGAGGCCGAAGGGGCCGGAGACGGAGGCTGGCCGCGCCGGGGACGCCATCAGATGCGATGCTCCGCGTATCTCCGGTTGGACTCCGGACGGAAGCGGCGGAGGCGAGGAGGATTTGGGAGGAGGCGTGGGCGGGGAGAGGAGAAGGAGTAAAAGCTAAAGAAAAAAGGGAGAAAggggaggatgaggaggaggagtaAAGCTAGGTCGGCGACTTggctcgctcgctcgctcgtgGCCGGTGCCGGTGCGTGCCCCCCGCCTCCGCCGCGGGTAGATATAGGCGACCGGCACCAGACCCGGCGCGGTCGCCGTCACACCCCCCGCTTGGTTCTGGGCTGGTTCGTTCATGTACGGGGCGGCCGCGTGACGCATGGGGCGGGCGGTGAACGGCACGACCGCCAGCGCCGGTGATGCACGGCTACGGCTACGGCCACGGATGGTGCGCGTGTGTGGTGCCAAGACTTTGACGTGGGGACGCTTGCGGTGCCCGGCGAGGTAGCGTGCGCGCATTGCTTGCTTCTCATCGGGCAGGTCCATGGCGCATTGTCTCGGTCACGTTTGCCTTTTCAGGTGATGGGTAGTATTTTGACCGATCAAGTTGATGATATCTACGGACCGGGTCCGATGTACCATTATTATCATTTTTTTggcgaatcaacctgtggttgagttggttaaCCCACCATGATTTCCGGCGAGTCTATACTAATGCTCAAAAAAATTTATCATTTTTGTGTGTCGTGAGATATGTGGATATGGTATTACCGATGGAGGATGAAGGGGCGGCCCGCAACGGAAAAATCCAGCCGACCAAGTTGGCCTGGGACGGCTAAAGTAGCCCCCACTTGGCGAGTCAGAGCCGCTTATCTGGCCCCAACTTGCGCCCCTCCCACGACCGATTAAGATACTACTACTGTGCACTGGTGCCACAATCTCAGATATTTTTCGCTCCTTCTCTTacataattttttttaaaaaaaaaacgcTCACGGCATCACCACAAAAATGCTGAGCTTCTCTTGTAGATTTCTCGCTGACGAGGAGATCTCGTTTCTGGTGGCCACCGAGAGGCCGGCCGGTACCGGGTGACGGGGGCGAGCGAATGGGACTCCCGCCACGCTGGCGGATAGGTACGCCACGGCGGAAAGCAACGTGTACGTCCAGGAGGCAACGGCCACGGCGACTCGGCGAGAGATCGTACGCTCGTACTGCGACTGCAAAACAAGGGGCCGGGGGTTGGTGCCGTGCGTGCTCACGCCTCACGGGTCACCGCCCGTCTCCGCCACGAGAAAAATCACTGCCGGTCCCGGTGGTGGCCCGAGCGAGGGTTCTGGCGGCCGTTGTTTAGGGCAGGGGACACCGAAGTGGCTGGCGACGCCCCGGCGATCGCTTTCTTCCATCAGCTCGTCGTCTGCCGCTGCACGTCGCCGTCGGCCGGGATGCGAGGGGAGGGCGTGTGCGCACGAAACGCATCGGAGAATCGGACGGCTTTGGCATCGGATCCGTGTCCGGGGAGGCATTATTGTTCGCGACGCCGACGCACGGCCATGTGTCCTCTCTTCTGCTCCGGACTGCTGGCCTGGCTGGCTTGGCTTGTGGATAGGCATGCACAATCGTGCAACGGGTCAAACTCCGTGTGCCAAATTTCATTATACTAGCCCTTCCATGATTTCCATGAAGAATCAAGGGTGCCTTCGTTGGCAAGAGTTCTTTTTTCCATTGACATGGCTTCTTTGACGCTCTCGTAGACCGAGCAAGCTGCACCGACGACGACGACTCTCAGACGCATTCCCCTAGGCTGTCAGTGCATATGCAATGTCCAGCGTGATAATCACGTCTTTTCCTATTACTTAACCATCACGCATCTTACAAAACAAGAAAATACATGCACGTCCTCCGATGACATGGCGCAAGACTAGCTTCTCGATTATATTGCACTCCGCTCTACATTGTTTCCATGGACAGTGTGTTCATTGGATGTGCACGACATTTTCAATTGTTGTTTTTGAAAGGAAAGGGTTTCTCCCTAGCCCCAACTTTATTGGAGATGATGCCTCGACCACAGGTTCCACGCCGTTTCGCGGCGCTCTGTCACAACCAAAGTTTTGGAGAAGACGCCGACGCGGACCAACGTCTCAAAGAATAAGCCGTCCAGTAATCGGGGAAGAAGCCGTAAGCAACATAGAAAGATTCGCCACATCGGGAAGACACCTAAGGGAGTTCTGGATGTATTTCATGTTTCCCAATTGAATAAGTGACACCCAGTGTTGATGCACACATCTTTCAGAGACATTGTACCGCCAGAGAAAGTTCAATTTGGAGAAGACCTCATATATGAAGAGAAACCGGTCAAGATTCCGGAAAGTGCATAGAAAGTTACCAGGACTAAGGTCATCATATTCTACAAAGTccagtggagccaccacatcGAGGAGGAAGCTACATGGGAGCGAGAAGACGATCTGCGAGGGAACCATCAACACCGATTTGCTAGCCAATATGAATCTTAGGGATGAGATTCCTCCTAAGGGGGTTGTCTGCCAAATCCCAATTTTTTTTTCGAATTAGCAAGTAAACATAGCATTCATATGCATAGCATACTTTTAGTGCATTTTTGTGATTTCATTTAGTTTTAATATTTTAGAAACCCTAATGTTATTTAATGGTAATACTAAGGCCATTTGCATAAAATTAATTTTCAAAATTTGCATCAGAGCTGAAAATATTTTCCCTATGATTCA
This Triticum urartu cultivar G1812 unplaced genomic scaffold, Tu2.1 TuUngrouped_contig_4771, whole genome shotgun sequence DNA region includes the following protein-coding sequences:
- the LOC125528288 gene encoding histone-lysine N-methyltransferase 2D-like isoform X2 — translated: MREQDNHSKEIITEAIESCMNKQAENLVNSLDVISGRLSQLELYCYKLERSIGELRSDVMDYHSEANLNFHSLDKNVKEVQKCVQVLQDKQELAETQNELAKLQIVYEDPAQKSEGTAPSVFMARENDGSFPGAKHELALVPLHQVNQSPAMQFQSCNGLILQQLVPVSLSTQQDQQHLNQSTVYRAQNQCQPERRHAQTFQPAPQSMQPQAQNPQPQTVVEVPPMTSQAPEFYIQAQHHWQHQTVQDVHSQARQQQPQPQVAQQQQYHNMQQVPAQMVQLQTSSPQAQSAPHVALFYPPYGSQQPACGNTEALSRGMVVQPAYSTISSSQRKHHEAAPVYVQSSAIAVPMAEHHIQHQQTQQFHSPGNGSFAPQQCKVGPYSVQGSAQAYNTVYGSPPNSAATFVAVLPQQAQQASAPMMLHHLGPQSVQNHPADMADKAARMGYLNDHAENMPRRMVAAGQPVEYNTFHDGLSSVGNAAWSG
- the LOC125528288 gene encoding histone-lysine N-methyltransferase 2D-like isoform X1, with protein sequence MASPARPASVSGPFGLAPDLARCSFDHTLRREDFQDNRLLRSLVSMREQDNHSKEIITEAIESCMNKQAENLVNSLDVISGRLSQLELYCYKLERSIGELRSDVMDYHSEANLNFHSLDKNVKEVQKCVQVLQDKQELAETQNELAKLQIVYEDPAQKSEGTAPSVFMARENDGSFPGAKHELALVPLHQVNQSPAMQFQSCNGLILQQLVPVSLSTQQDQQHLNQSTVYRAQNQCQPERRHAQTFQPAPQSMQPQAQNPQPQTVVEVPPMTSQAPEFYIQAQHHWQHQTVQDVHSQARQQQPQPQVAQQQQYHNMQQVPAQMVQLQTSSPQAQSAPHVALFYPPYGSQQPACGNTEALSRGMVVQPAYSTISSSQRKHHEAAPVYVQSSAIAVPMAEHHIQHQQTQQFHSPGNGSFAPQQCKVGPYSVQGSAQAYNTVYGSPPNSAATFVAVLPQQAQQASAPMMLHHLGPQSVQNHPADMADKAARMGYLNDHAENMPRRMVAAGQPVEYNTFHDGLSSVGNAAWSG